A single genomic interval of Candidatus Bathyarchaeota archaeon harbors:
- a CDS encoding uracil-DNA glycosylase family protein, whose amino-acid sequence MSDEIRKCKRCIDLKLVSYDKFNADQKPYVQFDVERSWKPGKVDVLFVAESPPWNGKQRYFYNPVAEKRINLRTEVLSRLNLDKLEVFKERSYFLIDTIKCRLNKSIKKKVLYRIAKTCSQRFLLKEIRQLKPNTVFILGNTAKYALEQTADFEELVQHRITQDYDTNLSGYRVIVCPFPGGLTRKWTSEIDSAFMKIR is encoded by the coding sequence ATGTCTGATGAAATTCGGAAATGTAAGAGATGCATAGATCTGAAATTAGTTAGTTATGATAAATTCAATGCTGATCAGAAGCCCTACGTTCAATTTGATGTGGAGAGAAGTTGGAAACCTGGAAAAGTGGATGTTCTCTTCGTCGCTGAATCTCCGCCATGGAATGGCAAACAACGCTATTTCTATAATCCAGTTGCTGAGAAGCGGATTAATCTAAGAACGGAAGTCCTGTCAAGGCTGAACTTGGACAAGCTGGAGGTCTTCAAAGAGAGAAGCTATTTTCTTATTGACACAATCAAATGTAGGTTAAATAAATCAATAAAAAAGAAAGTATTGTATAGGATTGCCAAAACCTGTTCACAAAGATTCTTGTTGAAAGAAATCAGGCAACTGAAACCTAACACTGTTTTCATACTTGGAAATACAGCCAAATATGCGCTTGAGCAAACTGCTGATTTCGAAGAATTGGTCCAACACAGAATAACACAAGACTATGATACAAACTTATCAGGCTATCGTGTAATCGTATGTCCCTTTCCTGGAGGACTAACCAGAAAGTGGACCAGTGAGATAGATAGCGCTTTCATGAAAATTCGATGA
- a CDS encoding class I SAM-dependent methyltransferase, with amino-acid sequence MKSSRLGYGSHSFLNEYISRNECKKIMEIGVADGENAMTMVKVATRNCSPEEVEYYGFDLYESNRMEQVRQKLKETRCKFKLFKGDSVETLTRVLKTLPKMDLIFIDGGHSYETVKSDWENSRSLIHDETAVFFHNYDFSGVKKIVDNISREEYQVKTIHPSADCDMAFVKKKVHREAS; translated from the coding sequence ATGAAATCTAGCAGATTAGGATATGGGTCACATTCTTTTCTTAACGAGTACATCAGTAGGAATGAATGTAAGAAGATCATGGAGATTGGAGTTGCAGATGGTGAGAATGCCATGACAATGGTTAAGGTCGCTACTCGAAACTGTTCGCCTGAAGAAGTGGAGTATTACGGGTTCGATCTTTATGAAAGCAACAGAATGGAGCAAGTTAGGCAGAAATTAAAGGAGACACGGTGTAAGTTCAAGCTTTTCAAAGGGGACTCTGTTGAAACTCTTACTAGAGTGTTGAAAACCTTGCCTAAAATGGATTTGATCTTCATTGATGGAGGTCATTCTTATGAAACAGTGAAGAGTGATTGGGAAAATTCAAGATCTCTTATACACGATGAAACGGCAGTCTTCTTTCACAACTATGATTTCTCAGGCGTCAAAAAGATAGTCGATAACATTTCCCGAGAAGAATATCAAGTGAAGACAATCCATCCTTCAGCGGATTGTGATATGGCCTTCGTTAAGAAGAAAGTCCATAGAGAAGCAAGCTAA
- a CDS encoding methyltransferase domain-containing protein, which yields MSVREKEMAELLAKTHREERLSAVTAYINPDVSAILDLGCGIGALTTRLAERFPSALIIGVDRSKYLISRLQKKENVLTILGDIPAVPFKNRSFDLVVAVQVLHEIFHFKGVHALTRTFQRIFDLLKKDGELIILDHFNPGDVSISFKLSEELRKKLREFQSKFKPRKINYHDLGKGWVRSSMRDFYDFITKIWALNSGLEEEEMSETHTPFTRQELVDFVQEAGFKVVHVTSITAIDRNLEHYGVTVEWTLNLPDRHIMLIAKKS from the coding sequence ATGTCAGTAAGAGAAAAGGAGATGGCTGAACTCCTCGCAAAAACCCATCGGGAGGAGAGACTTTCAGCTGTAACAGCTTATATTAATCCTGATGTTTCTGCGATTTTGGACTTAGGTTGTGGAATTGGTGCTTTGACAACTCGATTAGCTGAGAGGTTTCCTTCTGCGCTGATAATTGGTGTTGATCGGTCAAAGTATCTTATTAGTAGGTTGCAAAAAAAGGAGAATGTTTTGACAATATTGGGAGATATACCAGCTGTACCTTTTAAGAACCGTTCTTTTGATCTTGTAGTAGCTGTCCAAGTTCTTCATGAGATATTCCATTTTAAAGGAGTTCATGCACTCACTAGGACGTTTCAGAGGATTTTTGATTTATTGAAGAAGGACGGTGAGCTAATTATCTTGGACCATTTCAATCCAGGTGATGTCTCAATCTCCTTTAAACTCTCTGAAGAACTGAGAAAGAAATTACGTGAATTCCAATCGAAGTTTAAGCCACGTAAGATAAATTATCATGATCTAGGTAAAGGTTGGGTCAGAAGCAGTATGCGTGATTTCTATGATTTTATCACTAAAATCTGGGCTTTGAATTCTGGACTTGAAGAAGAGGAAATGAGTGAAACTCATACACCATTCACTCGTCAGGAACTTGTGGATTTTGTGCAAGAAGCTGGGTTTAAAGTAGTACATGTTACTAGCATCACTGCTATAGACAGGAATTTAGAGCACTACGGCGTAACTGTTGAATGGACCTTGAACCTTCCAGACAGGCACATCATGTTGATAGCAAAGAAAAGTTGA
- a CDS encoding GrpB family protein — MKRPVKIVDYNPQWLTLFDNEKRLILNVIGHFVVGIEHIGSTAVIGLGAKPIIDITVAIKNLEDVHKCIGPLESIGYEYVPEYEESIPERRYFHKGKPPKEQHYHLHMVELSSNFWKRHLLFRDYLRTHPEVAQDYHKLKKRLAREYGSDRESYTEAKTSFIESIVAKARAETETQ, encoded by the coding sequence ATGAAAAGACCAGTCAAAATTGTGGACTATAATCCTCAATGGCTTACATTGTTTGATAATGAGAAGCGTCTAATCCTTAATGTCATAGGACACTTTGTTGTTGGAATCGAACATATAGGAAGCACTGCTGTCATTGGTTTAGGTGCCAAACCGATTATCGACATTACTGTTGCTATCAAAAATCTAGAAGACGTCCACAAGTGTATTGGACCTCTTGAAAGTATTGGCTACGAGTATGTTCCGGAATACGAAGAATCAATACCTGAAAGACGATATTTCCACAAGGGCAAACCACCAAAGGAACAACATTATCACCTGCATATGGTTGAACTATCAAGTAATTTTTGGAAAAGACATTTACTGTTCCGTGACTATCTTCGAACTCATCCAGAAGTCGCTCAAGACTATCACAAATTGAAGAAAAGACTGGCAAGAGAGTATGGTTCAGATCGTGAAAGCTACACTGAAGCAAAAACATCATTCATTGAATCCATAGTTGCCAAAGCAAGAGCTGAAACAGAAACACAGTGA
- a CDS encoding acetoacetate--CoA ligase — MRKPLWVPSEERIKEANITRFINLVNGKYNLQIDSYDKLHRWSIENVSDFWAAMWEFGGIKASQKYETVVDDLGKFPGAKWFAGARLNFAENLLRCRDAHPAFIFKGETKKSSRMTYTELYNSVARLARSLRKMGVAVGDRVAAYMPNLVETANAMLATTSIGAIWSSCGTELGPKAVLDRFGQIEPKVLFTVDGYYYKGKTFGVLSRAEEVAKGISSVKKTIVFPYVEEKPHIVSIPNSVLYDDFVFQEEQREISFEKLPFDHPAYIMFSSGTTGKPKCMVQGAGGILINHLKELILHTDLKRDDRIFYIATPSWMMWNWLLGSLAVGATLVLYDGNPNYPDWSTMWRLVQDEKITIFGCSASYINYLKSVDAKPAKDFDLSSLREISQTGSPLSAEGFEYIYRKIKEDLHFNSISGGTDINGCFAAGTPIQPVYAGELQGPALGMNVKAYDEKGNSVVDQQGELVCEAPAPSMPLYFWNDLDSKRYRDAYFSIYSNVWRHGDWILIHSDTGGITFLGRSDFTLKPSGVRIGPSEIYNVVERFEEIADSMVVGQDLKGDQRIILFVKLASRFQLTDELKNKIRKTLRKEASPRHVPALIIETPDIPYTFSMKKVESAVSNIVNGRPVTNRDALVNPESLDFYERILSELQKG, encoded by the coding sequence ATGCGGAAACCACTTTGGGTACCTTCTGAAGAGCGTATAAAAGAGGCGAACATAACACGGTTCATAAATCTTGTCAACGGAAAATACAATCTTCAAATAGACTCTTATGATAAACTTCATAGATGGTCTATAGAAAACGTATCAGATTTCTGGGCAGCTATGTGGGAATTTGGGGGAATAAAAGCTTCCCAAAAATATGAGACCGTAGTGGATGATTTAGGCAAGTTCCCTGGTGCAAAATGGTTTGCTGGGGCAAGATTGAACTTTGCAGAGAATCTTCTGAGATGTAGAGACGCCCATCCCGCCTTTATATTTAAAGGAGAAACCAAAAAATCTTCCAGAATGACCTACACGGAACTGTACAATTCTGTAGCACGTTTAGCTAGATCATTACGCAAAATGGGTGTTGCCGTTGGAGATCGCGTGGCAGCCTATATGCCCAACCTTGTGGAAACCGCCAACGCTATGCTTGCAACTACAAGTATTGGCGCTATATGGTCTTCTTGTGGTACTGAACTGGGTCCAAAGGCAGTTCTTGATCGTTTTGGTCAAATTGAGCCTAAAGTTTTGTTCACTGTTGATGGATACTACTACAAAGGGAAGACGTTTGGCGTTTTGTCAAGAGCTGAGGAAGTGGCAAAAGGAATATCTTCAGTAAAGAAAACTATTGTATTTCCTTATGTTGAAGAAAAACCCCATATTGTTTCTATCCCTAACTCGGTGCTTTATGATGATTTTGTATTTCAAGAAGAACAGCGAGAGATTTCATTTGAAAAGCTGCCTTTTGATCATCCAGCATATATCATGTTTTCCTCAGGCACAACTGGTAAGCCAAAATGTATGGTTCAAGGAGCTGGGGGTATTCTCATCAATCATCTAAAAGAGCTGATACTTCATACTGATCTAAAACGTGATGACAGAATATTTTACATAGCAACTCCGAGTTGGATGATGTGGAATTGGCTACTGGGCTCTTTAGCTGTAGGCGCTACCCTAGTGTTGTACGATGGCAACCCCAATTACCCAGATTGGAGCACCATGTGGCGACTAGTTCAGGACGAAAAAATAACCATCTTTGGTTGCAGCGCAAGCTACATCAACTATCTCAAAAGTGTGGATGCTAAGCCAGCTAAGGATTTTGATTTGTCTTCGTTACGAGAAATTTCTCAGACTGGTTCTCCTCTTTCAGCCGAAGGATTCGAATATATTTACCGAAAAATTAAAGAAGATTTGCATTTCAACTCTATTTCGGGAGGCACAGATATCAATGGTTGTTTTGCTGCTGGAACCCCTATTCAACCTGTATATGCTGGTGAATTGCAGGGTCCGGCTTTGGGAATGAATGTGAAAGCATATGACGAGAAGGGTAATAGCGTGGTTGATCAACAAGGAGAACTAGTCTGTGAAGCTCCCGCTCCCTCGATGCCTCTTTATTTCTGGAACGACCTAGATAGCAAGAGATATAGAGATGCTTACTTCAGCATTTATTCAAATGTTTGGCGGCATGGTGATTGGATACTGATTCACAGCGACACTGGTGGAATAACCTTCTTAGGGCGTTCTGATTTTACCTTGAAACCCTCTGGAGTGCGCATTGGTCCGTCGGAAATATATAATGTGGTGGAAAGATTTGAGGAAATTGCTGACAGCATGGTTGTAGGGCAAGATTTGAAGGGGGATCAACGCATTATTCTCTTTGTTAAACTGGCTTCAAGATTTCAATTAACAGACGAGTTAAAAAATAAGATTAGAAAAACGCTGCGCAAAGAGGCGTCTCCTAGACACGTCCCAGCTCTAATCATCGAAACGCCAGATATTCCATACACTTTCAGCATGAAGAAGGTTGAGAGTGCGGTGTCGAATATAGTGAATGGGAGACCAGTTACAAATAGAGATGCTTTAGTTAATCCGGAATCGTTGGATTTTTACGAAAGAATTCTTTCCGAGCTTCAAAAAGGATAA
- a CDS encoding MscL family protein: MPKEDEMLQELKKIRELLTPAPSPPAKKGLWNEFMNFISKYKVMGLAVAFIIGIYLGNLVQALVSDLIMPIIGLAIPGLDNLATIELPVASQSFLVGHFLVALITFIIVAFVIFVMVKITKRWGIE; encoded by the coding sequence TTGCCAAAAGAAGATGAGATGTTACAGGAACTCAAGAAGATACGTGAACTGTTGACGCCGGCACCGTCTCCACCAGCAAAGAAAGGCTTATGGAATGAGTTCATGAACTTCATATCGAAGTACAAGGTTATGGGTCTTGCCGTTGCTTTCATTATAGGCATTTATCTAGGTAACCTAGTTCAAGCACTCGTTTCGGACCTAATAATGCCAATAATAGGCCTTGCTATACCTGGACTAGATAACTTAGCAACTATCGAATTGCCAGTTGCCAGCCAAAGCTTCCTAGTGGGGCACTTCTTAGTAGCGTTGATAACCTTCATTATCGTAGCTTTCGTAATCTTCGTTATGGTCAAGATTACGAAACGATGGGGAATAGAATAA
- a CDS encoding HIT family protein, producing MDYCVFCRIVKGVAPASVAYSDEDVVAFMDITPVNPGHVLVIPKVHAAQLSELNPEIGAHMFKAAMHVAEGLRRSGVKCEGVSLFLADGEAAFQDIFHVHLHVIPRFKGDGFGLKLGLNYGFKPKRKELDEIANKIRKAIKSF from the coding sequence ATGGATTATTGTGTTTTCTGTCGCATAGTGAAAGGTGTTGCACCTGCAAGCGTAGCCTATTCTGATGAAGACGTTGTGGCCTTTATGGATATTACACCCGTTAATCCAGGACACGTGTTGGTGATCCCGAAAGTTCATGCTGCACAACTATCTGAACTAAATCCAGAGATAGGGGCACATATGTTCAAAGCTGCAATGCATGTAGCAGAAGGTCTCAGGCGATCAGGAGTAAAATGTGAAGGAGTAAGCTTGTTCTTAGCTGACGGAGAAGCTGCATTCCAAGACATATTTCACGTTCATTTGCATGTGATTCCCAGATTCAAGGGAGATGGTTTTGGACTGAAATTAGGTCTTAATTACGGCTTTAAGCCAAAAAGAAAAGAATTAGATGAGATTGCTAACAAAATCAGGAAGGCAATAAAAAGTTTCTAA
- a CDS encoding TIGR04076 family protein, which yields MARKSKVRITVLKKLDTKEIFGDNPPLGKNRKACPVFEVGQEFIVGEDGEMPKGFCHWAWNDMYKVVTTLKYDGNWEPGTKEKGAPTVHCCTDGLRPVIFKLERI from the coding sequence ATGGCAAGAAAGAGCAAAGTTAGGATTACGGTTTTAAAAAAGCTAGATACAAAAGAAATATTTGGTGACAACCCTCCATTGGGAAAGAATCGAAAGGCTTGTCCTGTATTTGAGGTAGGTCAAGAGTTTATCGTCGGTGAAGATGGTGAGATGCCCAAAGGATTCTGTCATTGGGCTTGGAACGACATGTACAAGGTAGTAACTACATTGAAATACGACGGAAACTGGGAACCGGGGACAAAGGAAAAAGGAGCCCCCACGGTGCACTGCTGCACCGATGGGTTAAGACCAGTCATATTCAAACTCGAGCGCATTTAG
- a CDS encoding LysE family translocator, translating to MEILDFMVTVILVTASGALAPGPLFFANLTEGSKFGAKGGIVFSVAHTLIEFTLVMLLAFGLLIITSELVKIVVGVTGGVVLVAFGVMQIYGSLKPKSKSLQRIGETSFQHLLVIGLTFTGLNPFFIIWWLTAGAQLIIISLEFASLAGVLLMYICHVWMDYVWLISTAHLAKGGMKVVGIKWYRVLIVLFGTVLIYFGLVFLASSIQI from the coding sequence ATGGAAATACTAGATTTCATGGTTACTGTTATTCTCGTAACTGCGTCCGGTGCTTTAGCCCCTGGCCCTCTATTTTTTGCCAACCTCACAGAAGGTTCCAAATTTGGAGCCAAAGGGGGCATTGTGTTCTCTGTGGCGCACACTTTGATTGAGTTCACCCTTGTTATGCTATTGGCATTTGGACTTTTGATCATTACGAGCGAGTTGGTCAAGATTGTAGTTGGAGTTACTGGAGGTGTTGTGCTAGTTGCTTTCGGTGTAATGCAAATCTATGGTTCCCTCAAGCCTAAGTCGAAAAGCCTTCAAAGAATTGGTGAAACAAGTTTTCAACACCTACTCGTTATTGGTCTGACTTTCACCGGTTTGAACCCTTTCTTTATCATTTGGTGGCTTACTGCTGGAGCCCAGCTTATTATTATTTCATTGGAGTTTGCGTCTCTTGCCGGCGTTTTGCTGATGTATATTTGCCATGTTTGGATGGACTATGTCTGGCTTATCTCAACTGCCCATCTTGCCAAGGGGGGGATGAAAGTCGTTGGGATCAAATGGTATAGAGTCTTAATAGTCTTGTTCGGCACAGTTCTAATATACTTTGGGCTCGTTTTTCTAGCCAGCTCGATTCAAATATGA
- a CDS encoding TIGR04076 family protein codes for MVELHKVKITVLRRFHPSEVFEKPPATSHALEACGLFRDGQEFIVENLRMPEDFCTSAWISMYGNIRLLSFGGDLPWIKEKGVAINCCTDGLRPVIFKLERV; via the coding sequence ATGGTTGAGCTACATAAGGTTAAGATTACAGTTTTGAGGCGTTTTCATCCATCTGAAGTTTTTGAGAAACCTCCTGCGACATCGCATGCTCTTGAGGCTTGTGGACTGTTTAGGGATGGTCAGGAATTCATTGTTGAGAATCTGAGGATGCCTGAAGATTTCTGCACTTCCGCTTGGATCTCTATGTATGGTAATATCCGGCTCTTGAGCTTTGGCGGAGATCTCCCATGGATCAAGGAGAAAGGTGTTGCCATTAATTGCTGCACCGACGGATTAAGACCAGTTATATTCAAACTTGAACGCGTCTAG
- a CDS encoding glycyl-radical enzyme activating protein yields MIFDIKRYAIHDGPGIRTTVFFKGCPLNCLWCHNPEGKAREQEFMWWEEKCIGCRDCQNECTKSAISFSNNSLLLDQGKCNLCGACVEACYSQALRLVGRKMTVTQVMKEIEKDMVFYDESEGGVTFSGGEPLMQSNFLHSLLKACEKLEIHTAVDTCGHVNSDPLLKISKHVDLFLYDLKVINDKKHKKITGVSNKLILENLKKLSHNGQKIIVHFPLIPSINDDEQDIVELGTFVSSLKNVKDLSILPYHKAGIEKSKRLMKPTDIFFMSHSPSSETLAEIKKKLGTFGLKIQIGG; encoded by the coding sequence ATGATTTTTGACATCAAGAGATATGCAATTCATGACGGTCCAGGCATTCGTACAACAGTTTTTTTTAAAGGTTGCCCATTGAACTGCCTATGGTGTCATAATCCTGAAGGGAAAGCGAGAGAACAGGAATTTATGTGGTGGGAAGAAAAGTGCATAGGTTGTAGAGATTGTCAGAACGAATGCACTAAAAGCGCTATATCTTTTTCAAATAATTCCTTACTTTTAGATCAAGGAAAATGTAATCTTTGCGGAGCTTGTGTGGAAGCCTGTTATTCGCAAGCTTTGAGACTTGTTGGGCGAAAAATGACGGTAACTCAAGTGATGAAAGAAATTGAAAAGGACATGGTTTTTTACGATGAATCCGAAGGCGGAGTAACTTTTTCCGGAGGGGAACCGCTAATGCAATCAAATTTTCTACATAGTCTTCTAAAAGCCTGCGAGAAACTAGAAATCCATACAGCCGTGGATACTTGTGGACATGTAAACTCAGATCCCCTTTTAAAGATCAGCAAACATGTGGATTTGTTCTTATATGACCTTAAAGTAATCAATGACAAAAAACACAAAAAAATTACAGGTGTATCAAACAAACTTATCTTGGAAAACCTGAAAAAACTTTCACATAATGGACAGAAGATAATTGTGCATTTTCCGCTCATTCCAAGCATAAATGACGATGAACAGGACATAGTAGAACTTGGTACATTTGTTTCTTCGCTTAAAAATGTAAAAGACTTAAGCATCCTCCCTTATCACAAAGCTGGGATTGAAAAATCTAAGCGATTGATGAAACCAACAGATATATTCTTCATGAGCCATTCTCCTTCTAGTGAAACATTAGCTGAAATTAAGAAAAAATTGGGAACTTTTGGGTTGAAAATCCAGATAGGAGGATAA
- a CDS encoding glycyl radical protein has protein sequence MSKRVKRLREQSVNTKPYISAERAELLTDFYRSGAADGVSTPIARALVFKYLLENKTICINEGELIIGERGPAPKATPTYPELCNHTIEDLEKLNSRKRTPFLVSEDDKRIYCEKIIPFWKGKTMRERVFSAMSKEWKYAFNSGVFTEFMEQRAPGHAILDNKIYHKGLLDFRQEIKNRLDNLDYFRDPDAYAKEQELKAMEIAADALIIFAKRHSKKARELAEVEKDPQRKVELEKIADVCSHVPAHLPRDFWEALQIYWFVHLGVITELNVWDSFNPGRLDQHLYPFYKKDLEEGKLSKEFAKELLQCFWIKFNNQPAPPKVDITEKQSSTYQDFALINVGGLKEDGTDAVNELSYLILDVLEEMRLIQPSGCIQLSSKNLDRFLKKGIEVVKAGFGQPSIFNTDVIIQEFLRAGKSMKDARAGGPSGCVTISVFGKESCTLTGYCNWPKIFELTLNNGVDPQTGKQIGLQTGDPSNFASFDELMEAYKKQLKYFVDLKIKGNNIIERLYADYMPTPLMSLLFDDCIAKAKDYHDGGPRYNSTYIQGVGIGTLTDSLSAVKYHVFDTKKLTMEQLLSSLRNNFEASEKIRQMLLNKTPKYGNDNDYADNIARAVFDAYFEVLDGRPNTKGGEYRVNLLPTTVHIYFGRVTGATPDGRKAGEPLSDGISPSQGADKNGPTAVIKSVAKIDHVKTGGTLLNQKFMPQLLADKAGTDKLAHLVRTYFKLGGHHIQFNVVDAKTLEEAQRNPEKYRNLIVRVAGYSDYFVDIGKELQDEIIARTEHRSF, from the coding sequence ATGTCAAAAAGGGTCAAACGCCTGAGAGAGCAAAGCGTTAACACAAAACCCTACATCTCCGCCGAAAGAGCCGAATTGCTTACAGACTTCTATCGAAGCGGTGCTGCAGACGGAGTTTCCACTCCTATAGCTCGTGCCTTAGTCTTCAAATATTTGCTGGAAAACAAGACGATATGTATTAATGAAGGCGAGCTGATTATAGGAGAGCGCGGACCCGCGCCAAAAGCCACTCCTACCTATCCGGAATTGTGCAATCATACAATTGAAGATCTGGAAAAGCTGAACTCAAGAAAAAGGACTCCTTTCCTCGTAAGCGAAGACGATAAAAGAATCTACTGCGAAAAAATCATTCCCTTCTGGAAAGGCAAAACCATGCGTGAACGAGTTTTCTCAGCAATGTCTAAGGAGTGGAAGTATGCATTTAATTCCGGTGTGTTTACAGAATTTATGGAGCAAAGAGCACCTGGACATGCTATTTTGGACAACAAAATCTATCATAAGGGCTTGCTTGATTTTAGACAAGAAATAAAGAATAGATTAGATAATTTAGATTATTTTAGGGATCCTGATGCTTACGCAAAAGAACAGGAACTTAAGGCGATGGAAATAGCTGCAGATGCGTTAATCATCTTTGCAAAGCGCCACTCTAAAAAAGCAAGAGAGCTTGCAGAAGTGGAGAAAGATCCACAGCGGAAAGTGGAACTTGAGAAAATCGCTGACGTTTGCTCGCATGTTCCAGCTCATCTGCCCAGAGATTTTTGGGAAGCCTTACAGATTTACTGGTTTGTCCATCTGGGCGTGATAACCGAACTTAATGTCTGGGATTCCTTCAATCCAGGGCGCCTTGACCAGCACCTATATCCTTTTTACAAAAAAGATCTGGAAGAAGGAAAGCTTTCAAAAGAGTTCGCAAAAGAATTGCTGCAATGTTTCTGGATCAAGTTTAACAATCAACCAGCGCCCCCTAAAGTGGATATAACTGAGAAGCAGAGCAGCACCTATCAGGATTTCGCCTTGATCAATGTTGGTGGCTTGAAGGAAGACGGAACAGACGCTGTCAACGAGCTCTCCTACCTCATACTAGATGTATTAGAAGAGATGCGGTTAATTCAGCCGAGTGGATGCATTCAACTTAGCAGCAAGAACTTAGACCGATTTTTAAAGAAAGGTATTGAAGTTGTCAAAGCTGGTTTTGGGCAACCCTCAATCTTCAATACCGACGTGATCATTCAAGAATTTCTCCGTGCTGGAAAATCAATGAAAGATGCAAGAGCCGGAGGCCCAAGTGGCTGCGTTACAATCAGTGTCTTCGGAAAAGAAAGTTGCACCTTAACCGGTTATTGCAATTGGCCAAAGATTTTTGAGCTAACCTTGAATAATGGGGTTGACCCACAGACTGGGAAGCAAATCGGTCTGCAAACGGGAGACCCCTCCAACTTTGCTTCCTTTGACGAGCTAATGGAGGCTTACAAAAAACAACTCAAATATTTCGTAGACCTCAAGATTAAAGGCAATAATATTATTGAAAGACTATATGCTGATTATATGCCCACTCCATTAATGTCACTACTGTTTGATGATTGTATAGCAAAAGCAAAAGATTACCACGACGGAGGGCCACGATATAATTCGACATACATTCAAGGTGTCGGAATTGGAACCTTGACGGACTCGCTTTCCGCAGTGAAATATCACGTGTTCGACACAAAGAAGTTAACGATGGAACAACTGCTCAGCTCGCTCAGAAATAACTTTGAAGCATCCGAAAAAATCCGACAGATGCTGCTGAACAAAACCCCAAAGTATGGCAATGATAACGACTATGCAGACAACATCGCCCGAGCAGTCTTTGACGCGTATTTTGAAGTGTTGGATGGGCGACCGAATACAAAAGGAGGAGAGTATCGAGTCAACTTGTTACCTACTACGGTCCATATTTATTTTGGGCGGGTTACAGGTGCAACGCCAGATGGACGAAAGGCTGGAGAACCGCTTTCCGATGGCATTTCACCCAGTCAGGGAGCAGACAAAAATGGTCCTACTGCCGTGATCAAATCGGTTGCCAAGATAGATCATGTCAAAACTGGTGGAACTCTTCTCAATCAGAAATTTATGCCCCAATTGCTAGCTGATAAAGCAGGCACAGATAAGTTGGCGCATTTGGTGCGGACTTACTTCAAGCTGGGGGGACACCATATCCAATTTAATGTGGTAGATGCGAAGACTCTTGAAGAAGCGCAGAGAAATCCAGAGAAATATAGAAACCTCATAGTTCGCGTGGCAGGCTATAGCGATTATTTTGTTGATATAGGCAAAGAATTACAGGATGAAATCATCGCAAGGACGGAACATCGGAGTTTTTGA
- a CDS encoding NUDIX hydrolase, with protein sequence MKREYPTQPTVGVGAVIICNGKILLAKRGSEPGKNKWSIPGGLVELGETVRNTVVREVKEESNLDVEVHSLIDVVDNLEPDEKGKLRYHFVILDFFVRLKGGSPHAGSDALEVHWVSLSEVEKYDLTRVFREFFERNREKLQHFNSF encoded by the coding sequence TTGAAACGTGAATATCCAACCCAACCCACTGTAGGCGTAGGCGCAGTCATAATCTGCAACGGCAAAATTCTCTTAGCTAAACGAGGGTCTGAACCAGGAAAAAATAAATGGAGCATCCCAGGCGGTCTTGTTGAACTTGGCGAAACAGTGCGAAACACAGTAGTTCGGGAAGTAAAAGAAGAAAGCAACCTCGATGTAGAGGTTCACAGTTTAATCGATGTCGTAGATAACTTAGAGCCAGATGAAAAAGGTAAATTGCGCTACCACTTCGTCATTCTCGACTTCTTTGTTCGCTTAAAAGGAGGCAGTCCTCACGCAGGAAGTGATGCCTTAGAAGTACACTGGGTTTCTTTAAGTGAAGTAGAAAAATATGATTTGACAAGGGTTTTTAGAGAGTTCTTTGAAAGGAACAGAGAAAAGCTTCAACATTTTAATTCCTTTTAA